CGCGCGATTACCTGGTCTACTCGGCCGCCGACATCATCGCGCACTGCATCGAAGGCTATTTCACCGCCACGGTGCAGCCCACGCTGCACTCGCGCATGGTGGAAGCCATCGTCAACACCGTGATCGACACCACGGAAACACTGCTGGACAACCCGGCCGACTACGCGGCGCGCGCCGAGTTTGCCTGGGCCTCCACCCAGGCGCTGAACGGCCTGATCTACGCCGGCACGGCGGGTTTCAGCTACCCGAACCACATGATCGAGCACGCGCTGTCGGCACTGTTCAACGTGCCGCACGGCGCCGGGCTGTCGGTGATCATGCCGGCGTGGATGAAGTGGTATCACGACCGCAATCCGGCGCAGTTCCAGCGCCTGGCGCAATACGTGTTCGGCGCAGACACCCCGCAGCAGGGCATCGCCGCGCTGGAAGCCTGGTTCGACAAGATCGGCACCCCCACGCGCCTGTCGCAGCTGGGCATTGGCGAGGCGGATCTGCCGGCCATTACCGACAACGTGCTGGGCAATGCGCAGTGGTTCGGCATTGCCGACATCTACAGCCGCGACGTAGTGGCCACCATCCTGCGCAACGCGCTGTGATGCACCGGCGGCAGCGGGCAGCAGATGCCGCTCGCTGCGGCCCTTACTCCGGAAGCAACACCATGAAAATGCACCAGGCAGGCAACGCTCGGGAGGTGAACACCGCATGACTACACAGACCTTGCCGGCCAATCGCCGCGCCATCATGGCCATCATCATGGCCAGTTACCTGATGATCCTGATCGACGTGTCCATCGTCATTACCGGCCTGCCCAGGATCCAGGCCGGGCTGGGCTTCAGCCCGGTGGGGCTGTCGTGGGTGCAGAACGCCTACACGCTGGCACTGGGCGGGCTGTTGCTGCTGGGCGCGCGCGCCGGCGACATCCTCGGCCGCCGCCGCATGCTGCTGCTGGGGCTGGCCATCTTCACCCTGGCTTCGCTGGCCATCGGCCTGGCGCAAACACCGGCCTGGCTGTTGGCCGCAAGGGCGGTGCAGGGCGCGGGTTCCGCCATTCTGGCGCCGGCCACGCTGGCGCTGCTGTCCACCCATTTTGCCGAAGGGCCGGAGCGCACCCGCGCGCTGTCGCTGTATGCCGCCACCGCCGGCATAGGCGCCACGCTGGGCCTGGTGCTGGGCGGGCTGTTTGCCGAGCTGCTGTCCTGGCGCGCCGGCTTCTTCATCAACCTGCCGATAGGCGCCTTGTTGATGCTGGCCGCCCGCCGTTACATCCACGAAACCCCCACCCACAGCGGCCAGCTGGATATCGGTGGCGCCGCCAGCTCCACCCTGGGCATGACCGCGCTGGTCTACGGCCTGGTGCGGGCGGCAGAGCAGGGCTGGGGCGACTGGCTCACCATCACCGCGCTGGCCGGCGGGCTTGGCCTGCTCGGCATCTTCCTGCTGATACAGGCGCGGGCGCGGCAGCCCATTCTGCCGCTACGGTTGTTTGCCAGCCGGGAGCGCAGTGGTGCCTACGCCGCGCGCATGCTGTTCCTGGGCGGCATGGTGGGCTTCTGGTTCTTCACCACGCAGTTCCTGCAGGGCGTGCTGGGCTTCAGCCCCTTGCAGGCCGGGCTGGCCTTCCTGCCCACCACCTTGCCCAACTTCATCTCCGCCATGCTGGTGCCGCGGCTCACTCCCCGGGTAGGCAGCGCCAGGCTGCTGGCGTTCGGGCTACTGGCCTGCCTGTCCGGGCTGGCCTGGCTGGGGCAGGTGTCGGCTGGCACGCACTACTTCAGCGGCATTGCCCTGCCCATGATGCTGATCGGCTTTGGCCAGGGCGTGGTGCTGCCGCCGCTTACCGTGTTTGCCGTGGCGGGCGTTGCCCGCCAGGACGCCGGCGCGGCATCGGGGCTGGTGAACGTGGCCCACCAGCTGGGCGGCGCCATTGGCCTGGGCGTGCTGGTGGTGGTATTTGCCGCCGCGCTGCCGGCACAGCTGGCCGGCGTGCCGCTGCTGGCACATCGCATCGCCATGGTGATGGATGGCAGCACGGTAATGCTGTCGCTGGCACTGCTGGCCACCCTGGTGCTGATCCTGCCGGCGCATGCCCGCAAACGGGTGCCGACGGACATGCCGGCTGGCAGTGGCCAGCTGGCGAGCAACAAATAACATCGGAAAAGGAATATCGACATGCAGACAACCACATTGAACAACGGCGTCCGGATGCCGCTGCAGGGCTTCGGGGTATACCAGATGAGCGACCTTGCCGAGTGCGAGGCCAGCGTGGCCGCCGCACTGCGTACCGGCTACCGCCTTATCGACACCGCGGCCTCCTACGGCAACGAGGCCGCCGTTGGCCGCGCCATCGCCGCCAGCGGCATCCCGCGCGAGCAACTGTTCATCACCACCAAGCTGTGGCTGCATGACAGCGGCTACGAACAGACCCTGCAGGCCTTCGAGCGCTCCATGGCGCGGCTGCAGCTGGACTACCTGGACCTCTACCTGATCCACCAGCCCTATGGCGACGTGCACGGCTCGTGGCGGGCAATGGAGACGCTGTACCAGGCTGGCCGCATCCGCGCCATCGGCGTCAGCAACTTCCAGCCGGACCGGGTAATGGACCTGGTACTGCGCAACCAGGTAGTGCCGGCGGTGAACCAGATCGAGACGCACCCGTTCTGCCAGCAGAGCGCCAGCGCGCAGTTCCTGCAGCAGCTGGGCATACAGATCGAATCCTGGGGGCCGTTTGCCGAAGGGCGCAACAA
This Vogesella sp. LIG4 DNA region includes the following protein-coding sequences:
- a CDS encoding MFS transporter, whose amino-acid sequence is MTTQTLPANRRAIMAIIMASYLMILIDVSIVITGLPRIQAGLGFSPVGLSWVQNAYTLALGGLLLLGARAGDILGRRRMLLLGLAIFTLASLAIGLAQTPAWLLAARAVQGAGSAILAPATLALLSTHFAEGPERTRALSLYAATAGIGATLGLVLGGLFAELLSWRAGFFINLPIGALLMLAARRYIHETPTHSGQLDIGGAASSTLGMTALVYGLVRAAEQGWGDWLTITALAGGLGLLGIFLLIQARARQPILPLRLFASRERSGAYAARMLFLGGMVGFWFFTTQFLQGVLGFSPLQAGLAFLPTTLPNFISAMLVPRLTPRVGSARLLAFGLLACLSGLAWLGQVSAGTHYFSGIALPMMLIGFGQGVVLPPLTVFAVAGVARQDAGAASGLVNVAHQLGGAIGLGVLVVVFAAALPAQLAGVPLLAHRIAMVMDGSTVMLSLALLATLVLILPAHARKRVPTDMPAGSGQLASNK
- a CDS encoding iron-containing alcohol dehydrogenase; its protein translation is MDNFIFFNPTKIDFGTGKEQLIGQHLAEHGIKKVLLCFGSDRIKRDGLFQVVSKSLAAHDIEFIEFGGIVSNPLLSKVRDGIALARGHQVGAVLSVGGGSVLDSSKAIAAGVPYQGDVWDLFIGKAGIASALPVFSILTLAATGSEMNSGAVVTNEATKEKFAIQSVHTFPRVSIVNPALMQTVSRDYLVYSAADIIAHCIEGYFTATVQPTLHSRMVEAIVNTVIDTTETLLDNPADYAARAEFAWASTQALNGLIYAGTAGFSYPNHMIEHALSALFNVPHGAGLSVIMPAWMKWYHDRNPAQFQRLAQYVFGADTPQQGIAALEAWFDKIGTPTRLSQLGIGEADLPAITDNVLGNAQWFGIADIYSRDVVATILRNAL
- a CDS encoding aldo/keto reductase, producing MQTTTLNNGVRMPLQGFGVYQMSDLAECEASVAAALRTGYRLIDTAASYGNEAAVGRAIAASGIPREQLFITTKLWLHDSGYEQTLQAFERSMARLQLDYLDLYLIHQPYGDVHGSWRAMETLYQAGRIRAIGVSNFQPDRVMDLVLRNQVVPAVNQIETHPFCQQSASAQFLQQLGIQIESWGPFAEGRNNLFGNAVLQGIASRHGRTVAQVVLRWLLQRGVVAIPKSVRPERMAENFAIGDFELSAEDMAGIATLDTGSSAFFDHRDPAMVKWLYEAHRPT